One part of the Spiroplasma turonicum genome encodes these proteins:
- a CDS encoding HIT family protein, translated as MESNCIFCKISNKEIQSNVIYENDHTISFLDLSPNSNGHCLVIPKKHYENFEQTDIKDVIEVMKAKKEVIKILKKTFNPNGFNFVSNQGAEAFQTVFHYHEHIIPKYIKENGYTFKINKHKDDLDVLEVYKKISDYTVD; from the coding sequence ATGGAAAGTAACTGTATATTTTGCAAAATTTCAAATAAAGAAATACAATCAAATGTTATTTATGAGAATGACCACACAATATCATTTTTAGACTTGTCACCTAACTCAAATGGTCATTGTCTTGTAATACCAAAGAAACATTATGAAAACTTTGAACAAACAGATATTAAAGACGTCATTGAAGTTATGAAGGCAAAAAAAGAAGTTATAAAAATTTTAAAAAAAACTTTTAATCCTAATGGTTTCAACTTTGTATCAAATCAAGGTGCTGAAGCTTTTCAAACAGTATTTCATTATCATGAGCATATTATTCCAAAGTATATAAAAGAAAATGGTTATACTTTTAAAATCAATAAGCATAAAGATGATCTTGATGTATTAGAAGTTTATAAAAAAATATCTGATTACACTGTAGATTAA
- a CDS encoding lipoprotein: MKKLIGWLTAISLVASTSSTVVACGDKDNSWDVRPDKPKLNPELAKKLIASLAGDAAVANMDFGSFFSTDDATSIVVNMINELISKQYSFDSTNKLFKDLNFTDLYQKNDDGSIEQEFKQKYSSDTRSIAEDNLFLEYTKALSSNENFDFNTQAKYLYDLNIVNDTTVSTLDDKGDPKNDSFEVKSSDYKTVSFQRTGEKTPTPWKYSGEIIEGLDENQTLKSHLPNIKDLTLEYSEDVKDENVTKFYLVKDEVKTRISSKTALYLRFQQYFESKLLEDINANLLTKSFLDANMFKTKSAGDGNNIFLNTSSPIFSKTQSWSNNTNEKLKTNVKMVWTVKYDNTKKDLKLEEVIGKKLKGVLNFATGEIINNFEKGVKDLIEALSSLDEKVVRDEPSESTAYTPITNDSNSYDPYFGQSGFKGFTLYNNGTSIGDSPISGANYESAIKEWNNGAGLVFKSPEKYSFTDKDNGNYEEIVVVLPIYMIELLGGSGVDDQNTYEVIGKNTEERKKIKLGKSINNENEFKEIWNRPINSSLHSKDVQELLKDTSKRNSIINQLKYLVSNDSASSELAKTSLYSLYLDKDLVYYAGLYNEIGKYIKNEDDKDE, translated from the coding sequence ATGAAAAAATTAATAGGATGATTAACTGCTATTAGTCTAGTTGCCTCAACTTCATCTACTGTTGTTGCATGTGGTGATAAGGATAATTCTTGAGATGTTAGACCAGATAAACCTAAATTGAACCCAGAGTTAGCTAAAAAACTTATAGCTAGTCTTGCGGGTGATGCAGCAGTTGCTAATATGGACTTTGGTTCATTTTTCAGTACTGATGACGCTACATCAATTGTTGTAAACATGATAAATGAATTAATTTCAAAACAATATAGTTTTGACTCAACAAATAAATTGTTTAAAGACTTAAACTTTACAGATTTATATCAAAAAAATGACGATGGAAGTATTGAACAAGAATTTAAACAAAAATACTCATCTGATACTCGCTCAATTGCAGAAGATAATTTATTCTTAGAATATACAAAAGCTTTATCAAGTAATGAAAATTTTGATTTCAATACACAAGCTAAGTATTTGTATGATTTAAACATTGTAAATGATACAACTGTGAGCACTTTAGATGATAAAGGTGACCCAAAAAATGATAGTTTTGAAGTAAAATCTAGTGACTATAAAACTGTTTCATTTCAAAGAACAGGTGAAAAAACTCCCACTCCTTGAAAATATTCTGGAGAAATAATTGAAGGTTTAGATGAAAATCAAACATTAAAATCTCATCTTCCTAACATTAAAGATTTAACACTTGAGTATAGCGAAGATGTAAAAGATGAAAATGTTACAAAGTTTTACTTAGTAAAAGATGAAGTTAAAACAAGAATAAGTTCAAAAACTGCTCTTTATTTAAGATTTCAACAATACTTTGAATCTAAACTTCTTGAAGATATAAATGCAAATTTATTAACAAAATCATTTCTTGATGCAAATATGTTTAAAACCAAATCAGCTGGGGATGGAAATAATATCTTCTTAAACACTTCTTCTCCTATTTTTTCAAAAACACAATCATGAAGTAATAATACAAATGAAAAACTAAAAACAAATGTAAAAATGGTTTGAACAGTTAAATATGATAACACTAAAAAAGATTTAAAACTTGAAGAAGTTATTGGAAAAAAACTTAAGGGTGTTTTAAATTTTGCAACTGGTGAAATTATTAATAATTTTGAAAAAGGCGTTAAAGATCTTATAGAAGCTTTATCAAGTCTTGATGAAAAAGTTGTGAGAGATGAGCCAAGTGAAAGTACAGCATACACTCCTATAACTAATGATAGTAATTCATACGACCCTTATTTTGGACAAAGTGGATTTAAAGGATTTACATTATATAATAATGGAACATCTATTGGTGATTCACCGATATCAGGTGCAAATTATGAATCTGCTATTAAAGAATGGAATAATGGTGCCGGACTAGTTTTTAAAAGTCCTGAAAAATACTCTTTTACAGATAAAGATAATGGTAATTATGAAGAAATAGTAGTTGTATTACCTATCTATATGATTGAATTATTAGGTGGTTCAGGTGTTGATGATCAAAATACTTATGAAGTAATTGGTAAAAATACTGAAGAAAGAAAGAAAATTAAATTAGGAAAATCTATTAACAATGAAAATGAGTTTAAAGAAATTTGAAATAGACCTATTAATAGTTCATTACACTCTAAAGATGTACAAGAACTATTAAAAGATACATCAAAAAGAAATTCAATAATTAATCAATTAAAATATTTAGTATCAAACGACTCAGCTTCTTCAGAATTAGCAAAAACTTCTCTATATTCATTATATTTAGATAAAGATCTTGTGTACTATGCAGGATTATATAATGAAATTGGTAAATACATTAAAAACGAAGATGACAAAGATGAATAA
- a CDS encoding lipoprotein translates to MKKLLTLLSTVSLIATTAQIVVACDSKYDQKDADGNSILVHFLEKLDGKADITAKDVLNKLINASSGVKNREKFSIDLLKMFNLSLVANSENNYGEGSSAKYKLDKTNPYYIYNLENIITERWKTLSSNVDRQIQNEKDKYKNDYAGKWEDEWKKMLVEKFSVYQTDTKDMDRDLLEQKYKADILLNDSSNNVSKTLLDVLLNTDQQGVTWVSKTTVQEKYKNLVAAGDDESKVQSILDSDKNILNQIYNSTKDSKEWVMNKTNDISTWNNLKTTIENTRDLKYDVPVDLTTFSSTDAASRKGFISNSQRFFLDKWYTSQSPLAISEITIPFADEHKFEDGVSWKSFENRTYTKYQAEIGLLLKSVKPSDSSSDNIWRRYMSEGTITNLLDGKATIKKYDKLLTLSNSSDYTQDLRDAVYDYVLRDKSSGVDLSSNEDISKIDDKVIQTFSRNANNVDSKFYAILGDGRLLLIDTSGLHIINIDGYKYLKESSTSKDKSLKTTKSLEDGLISTDTRKELENFKNFHKLTNNEKIAYIQTEVELSNGVKYYDDLNKNITNRYLKYLTNTSLIKGIDGAATSFDAMSEVKDWVKIESSTDVSKYSWSTSVFEYFKTISIDGKNKVSDQKDFINQFIEFKKDESAGDEDIATALENKFNSMLNTVQSIVDSAPSNAFVNEFNKRNEEIKKQSDKSDYPKRIIEGKDLFDDNLKSIANKKFWKPGDKATEDVQAMSLNYLNVEFINIYYKNYSFYRGDK, encoded by the coding sequence TTGAAGAAATTACTAACATTGCTTTCAACTGTTTCGTTGATAGCAACAACTGCACAAATAGTAGTTGCATGTGATTCTAAATATGACCAAAAAGACGCCGATGGCAATTCAATTTTGGTTCATTTTTTAGAAAAACTGGACGGGAAAGCAGATATTACTGCTAAAGATGTATTAAATAAACTTATTAATGCAAGTTCAGGTGTAAAAAATAGAGAAAAATTCTCTATTGATTTGCTAAAAATGTTTAATTTATCATTAGTAGCAAACTCTGAAAATAACTATGGAGAAGGTTCAAGTGCTAAATATAAGCTTGATAAAACTAACCCCTATTATATTTACAATTTAGAAAATATAATTACTGAGAGATGAAAAACTTTATCATCAAATGTTGATAGACAAATTCAAAATGAAAAAGATAAATACAAAAACGATTATGCAGGTAAATGAGAAGACGAATGAAAAAAAATGCTTGTTGAAAAGTTTAGTGTATATCAAACTGATACAAAAGATATGGATAGAGACTTGCTTGAACAAAAATACAAAGCAGATATTTTATTAAATGACTCTTCTAACAATGTATCAAAAACATTATTAGATGTTTTATTAAACACAGATCAACAAGGTGTAACTTGAGTTTCAAAAACAACAGTTCAAGAAAAATACAAAAACTTAGTTGCAGCAGGAGATGATGAATCTAAAGTTCAATCAATATTAGATTCAGATAAGAATATTTTAAATCAAATATATAACTCAACAAAAGATAGCAAAGAATGAGTTATGAATAAAACTAATGATATTTCAACTTGAAATAATTTAAAAACAACTATTGAAAATACTAGAGATTTAAAATATGATGTGCCTGTTGATTTAACAACTTTTTCATCAACAGATGCTGCATCAAGAAAAGGTTTTATAAGTAATTCACAAAGATTCTTTTTAGATAAATGATATACTTCACAATCTCCATTAGCAATTAGTGAAATTACAATTCCATTTGCTGATGAACACAAATTTGAAGATGGTGTATCTTGAAAAAGCTTTGAAAATAGAACATATACAAAGTACCAAGCTGAAATTGGTTTATTATTAAAATCAGTTAAACCATCTGATAGTTCTTCAGATAATATTTGAAGAAGATATATGTCAGAGGGAACAATAACTAATTTACTTGATGGTAAAGCAACAATTAAAAAGTATGATAAATTACTAACTTTATCTAATTCATCTGACTACACTCAAGATTTGAGAGACGCGGTTTATGATTATGTTCTAAGAGATAAAAGTTCAGGCGTTGATTTGTCATCAAATGAAGATATCAGTAAAATCGATGATAAAGTAATTCAAACTTTCTCAAGAAATGCCAATAATGTAGATTCTAAATTTTATGCTATTTTAGGTGATGGTAGATTATTGTTAATAGATACCTCAGGACTGCATATAATTAATATTGATGGTTATAAATATTTAAAAGAAAGTTCAACTAGTAAAGATAAAAGTTTAAAAACAACAAAAAGTCTTGAAGATGGTCTAATATCTACTGATACTCGTAAAGAATTAGAAAACTTTAAAAACTTTCATAAATTAACAAATAACGAAAAAATTGCTTATATACAAACTGAAGTGGAATTATCTAATGGTGTTAAATATTATGATGATTTAAATAAAAACATTACAAATAGATATCTAAAATATTTAACTAATACATCACTTATAAAAGGTATTGATGGTGCAGCAACTTCGTTTGATGCAATGAGTGAAGTTAAGGATTGAGTAAAAATCGAATCATCAACTGATGTTTCAAAATATAGTTGATCAACATCTGTTTTTGAATATTTTAAAACTATTAGTATTGATGGTAAAAACAAAGTTTCAGATCAAAAAGATTTTATTAATCAATTTATTGAGTTTAAAAAAGATGAATCTGCTGGAGATGAAGATATAGCAACAGCATTAGAAAATAAGTTCAATAGTATGTTGAATACAGTGCAGTCAATTGTTGATTCAGCACCAAGTAATGCTTTTGTAAATGAATTCAACAAAAGAAATGAAGAAATTAAAAAACAATCAGACAAATCAGATTATCCAAAAAGAATAATTGAAGGCAAAGACTTATTTGATGATAATCTTAAATCAATTGCAAATAAAAAGTTTTGAAAGCCTGGAGATAAAGCAACAGAAGATGTTCAAGCAATGTCATTAAACTATTTAAATGTCGAGTTTATAAATATCTACTACAAAAATTATAGTTTTTACAGAGGTGATAAATAA
- the sufC gene encoding Fe-S cluster assembly ATPase SufC gives MHKLEIKDLFVNIEDKEILKGINLIVNTGEIHALMGPNGNGKSTLLMTIMGHPKYEIISGDILIDDVSILDFSVDERSKAGLFLAMQNPQVIPGVTNLEFLKYIVNSHNEKPKKLQEIYKDIKEQANSLDFNLHMLKRFVNDGFSGGEKKKNEILQLKMLNPIFSLIDEIDSGLDVDALEVVANNLNSLDLNKNAMILVSHYDRFFKKVIPTHSHVIMDGKIVMSGGNDLVEKVNNNGYSWIKELKNNE, from the coding sequence ATGCATAAATTAGAAATTAAAGACTTGTTTGTAAATATTGAAGATAAAGAAATATTAAAAGGTATTAATTTAATAGTTAATACAGGAGAAATTCATGCTTTAATGGGCCCAAATGGAAATGGAAAATCAACACTATTAATGACAATAATGGGTCATCCAAAATATGAAATAATATCTGGTGATATTTTGATTGATGATGTATCAATTCTCGATTTTTCAGTTGATGAAAGATCTAAGGCAGGGCTATTTTTAGCTATGCAAAATCCTCAGGTAATACCAGGTGTAACAAACTTAGAGTTTTTAAAATATATAGTAAATTCGCATAATGAAAAACCCAAAAAGTTACAAGAGATTTATAAAGATATTAAAGAGCAAGCAAACTCTTTAGATTTCAATTTGCACATGTTAAAAAGATTTGTTAATGATGGTTTTAGTGGTGGAGAAAAAAAGAAGAATGAAATCCTACAATTGAAAATGTTAAATCCGATCTTTAGTTTAATTGATGAAATTGATTCTGGATTAGATGTTGATGCTCTTGAAGTGGTAGCTAATAATTTGAATTCATTAGACCTAAATAAAAATGCTATGATTTTAGTTTCACATTACGACAGGTTTTTTAAAAAAGTTATTCCCACACATTCACACGTAATAATGGATGGTAAAATTGTTATGTCTGGCGGAAATGATTTAGTTGAAAAAGTTAATAATAATGGATATTCATGAATAAAGGAATTAAAAAACAATGAATAA
- a CDS encoding SufB/SufD family protein, translating to MNNEYLNKKLEFIDLREKFINELIISNDSDYLIFLEKLSKDMQFIISQNINTKVSIIFFNSKSKQDVANYNLNFNLLKNSRLELNIANLSSFDVNEKININLLDENSGVELYCATIINKEFDKKTLLNVEHKAKNTYSNIKAYYVLKDTSKGFVRCISNITKGSSGSEAHQELRLLILDENAKANSDPVLLIDENDIIASHANAIGMLDPDQVFYLLSRGLDENTAQELIINGYFEPIFSTVIDENYRILLWDVLKDMI from the coding sequence ATGAATAATGAATATTTAAACAAAAAATTAGAATTTATTGATTTAAGAGAAAAATTTATTAATGAATTGATTATTTCAAATGATAGTGACTATTTAATCTTTTTAGAAAAGTTAAGCAAAGACATGCAATTTATTATTTCTCAAAATATAAATACAAAAGTCTCAATAATTTTTTTTAATAGTAAAAGTAAGCAAGATGTTGCAAATTACAACTTAAACTTTAATTTATTAAAAAACTCTCGGTTAGAACTTAACATTGCTAATCTTAGCAGTTTTGATGTTAATGAAAAAATCAATATCAATTTATTAGATGAAAATTCTGGAGTTGAATTATATTGTGCAACTATTATAAATAAAGAGTTTGATAAAAAAACGTTATTGAATGTTGAACACAAAGCAAAAAATACATACTCAAATATCAAGGCTTATTATGTTTTAAAAGACACATCCAAAGGATTTGTTAGATGCATAAGTAATATAACTAAAGGTTCATCTGGGTCTGAAGCTCATCAAGAATTAAGATTATTAATATTAGATGAAAATGCTAAAGCTAATTCTGACCCAGTATTATTAATTGATGAAAATGATATCATAGCAAGTCATGCTAATGCTATTGGAATGTTAGACCCCGATCAAGTCTTTTATTTATTATCTAGGGGGTTGGATGAAAATACTGCTCAGGAACTTATTATTAATGGTTATTTTGAACCAATTTTTAGTACAGTAATTGATGAAAACTATCGAATATTATTATGGGATGTTTTAAAGGATATGATTTAA
- a CDS encoding cysteine desulfurase has translation MGCFKGYDLIMNYKNYFSYFKNNSNEIYFDSAATSIKFDEVIKAHSDYDLLYAANSHNDLFKNAFFSNQMLLETRKKVATFINAKNENEVVFTSGTTHSLNQLAFGISNLIDNNSKILLTKLEHASNLLPWIVVAEQKNACIEFLDLDSEYKIDIDKIKNKLDSSVKVVSFAMNSNTIGISNDVELITKLIKSYNKNIIVIVDLAQSIIHNKIDVSKWNVDGVAFSTHKMFGPFGLGVLWAKENLLNELKPIFYGGGNNIDISNNSYKLAKPPHKFESGTLNLSAIYAFNKCLDVINEIGINKIIEYPKSLKQYFRANIDDSIIKKFNFYNLDNDQPILLFNLLNVNAQDFGAFLNKKYNISVRVGKHCARLTSDLLNAHSTIRLSFSIYNTYEDIDKLIIALKDSDSWVNEII, from the coding sequence ATGGGATGTTTTAAAGGATATGATTTAATAATGAACTACAAAAATTATTTTTCTTATTTTAAAAATAATTCAAATGAAATTTATTTTGATTCTGCTGCGACTTCAATAAAGTTTGATGAAGTTATTAAAGCTCATTCTGATTATGATCTGTTATACGCTGCTAATTCACACAATGATCTTTTTAAAAATGCTTTTTTTTCCAATCAAATGTTATTGGAAACAAGAAAAAAAGTAGCTACTTTTATAAATGCCAAAAATGAAAACGAAGTTGTATTTACAAGTGGAACTACTCATTCGTTAAATCAGTTAGCATTCGGTATATCAAACTTAATTGATAATAATTCTAAAATTTTATTAACAAAACTTGAACATGCATCAAATCTTTTACCTTGAATTGTAGTTGCAGAACAAAAAAATGCTTGTATCGAATTTTTAGACCTTGATTCTGAATATAAAATTGATATAGATAAAATAAAGAATAAATTAGATAGTTCTGTTAAAGTCGTGAGTTTTGCTATGAATTCAAATACAATTGGTATAAGTAATGATGTTGAATTAATTACAAAATTAATAAAATCTTACAACAAAAATATCATTGTTATCGTTGATTTAGCTCAATCAATAATCCATAACAAAATTGATGTAAGCAAATGAAATGTTGATGGAGTTGCATTTTCTACTCATAAAATGTTTGGACCATTTGGACTAGGAGTTTTATGAGCTAAAGAAAACTTACTAAATGAGTTAAAACCAATATTTTATGGTGGTGGAAATAACATTGATATTAGTAATAATTCATATAAGTTAGCAAAACCACCCCATAAATTTGAAAGTGGTACTTTAAATTTAAGTGCTATCTATGCATTTAATAAATGTTTAGATGTAATTAATGAAATTGGTATTAATAAAATCATTGAATATCCAAAATCATTGAAACAATATTTTAGGGCGAATATAGATGATTCTATTATTAAAAAGTTTAACTTCTATAATCTTGATAATGATCAACCAATTCTTTTATTTAACTTATTAAACGTAAATGCACAAGATTTTGGAGCATTTTTAAATAAGAAGTATAATATTTCAGTAAGAGTTGGTAAACATTGTGCAAGATTAACTAGCGACTTGCTAAATGCACACTCAACTATAAGACTTAGTTTTTCAATTTACAATACATATGAAGATATTGATAAATTAATAATTGCACTAAAAGATTCAGATAGTTGAGTTAATGAGATTATATAA
- a CDS encoding iron-sulfur cluster assembly scaffold protein has product MIDVNDKILLRQIIMEHYTEPENKKLIENPSSIIQKQDSATCSDEIDVQLLIENNIILDARFDGVACAIAISSSDILCNELKNKSLKDAILHLDNYHKLITGEKYNNEILNELIVFSDIHKQGNRINCALLAADGFKKIILNEVK; this is encoded by the coding sequence ATGATAGATGTTAATGACAAAATTCTTTTAAGACAAATAATAATGGAACATTACACTGAACCAGAAAACAAAAAATTGATAGAAAACCCTAGTTCAATAATTCAAAAACAGGATTCAGCAACTTGTAGTGATGAAATAGATGTACAGCTATTAATAGAAAATAATATTATACTTGATGCAAGATTTGATGGTGTTGCTTGTGCGATTGCTATTTCTTCTTCTGACATTTTGTGTAATGAATTAAAAAATAAATCCTTAAAAGATGCCATATTACACCTGGATAATTATCATAAATTAATTACTGGAGAAAAATATAATAATGAAATTTTAAATGAATTAATTGTGTTTAGTGATATTCATAAACAAGGAAACAGAATAAATTGTGCATTATTAGCAGCGGATGGTTTTAAAAAAATTATATTGAATGAGGTAAAGTAA
- the sufB gene encoding Fe-S cluster assembly protein SufB — MKKLKQEKQIQEIAKYKYGFNEGELSSFKVEKGLSKEIVTQISKYKEEPEWMLKFRLDSLKVFENMPQPNFGPDLNWINFNDYYYYTEGSDNISNNWDDVPDNIKRTFERLGIPNAEKEFLLGINAQWDAKPVYENLNKELISKGVIFTDCDTALKKYPELFKKYFSKLVNNDDNKYAALNSTVWSGGTFIYVPKGVILEKPLQAYFRINYQLSGQFERTLIIVDDDAQLHYIEGCTAPVYSKNNLHAAIVEIFVGKRSSVRYTTVQNWSDNVLNLVTKRSIVEEDGRMEWIDGNIGSKINMKYPACILKGDRSQGDTISIAVAKNGVYQDAGSKMIHLGKETKSKIVSKSITFQGGTANYRGLAFIGPDAINSKARVECDTLILDNKSHSDTIPQNKVQNNKSQIEHEATVSKVSEEQLFYLMSRGLTEQQALEIIVMGFLEPFTKELPLEYAVELNQLIKMDMEGSVG, encoded by the coding sequence ATGAAAAAACTAAAACAGGAAAAACAAATACAAGAAATTGCGAAATATAAATATGGTTTTAATGAAGGTGAGTTGTCATCATTTAAAGTTGAAAAAGGTTTGTCTAAAGAAATAGTTACTCAAATTTCTAAATATAAAGAAGAACCAGAATGAATGTTGAAATTTAGACTAGATAGTTTAAAAGTTTTTGAAAATATGCCACAACCTAATTTTGGACCAGATTTAAATTGAATAAATTTCAATGATTACTATTATTACACAGAAGGTAGTGACAATATTTCAAATAATTGAGATGATGTTCCAGATAATATAAAAAGAACTTTTGAAAGATTGGGAATTCCTAATGCAGAGAAGGAGTTTTTACTTGGTATTAATGCTCAATGAGATGCAAAACCAGTTTATGAAAATTTAAATAAAGAATTAATTAGTAAGGGTGTTATTTTTACAGATTGTGATACTGCGTTAAAAAAATATCCTGAGTTATTTAAAAAGTATTTTTCAAAACTTGTGAATAATGACGATAATAAATATGCGGCCCTTAACTCAACTGTATGAAGCGGAGGTACATTTATTTATGTACCCAAAGGTGTTATTCTTGAAAAACCATTGCAAGCTTATTTTAGAATAAATTATCAATTATCTGGTCAATTTGAAAGAACTTTAATTATAGTTGATGATGATGCTCAATTACATTATATAGAGGGATGTACCGCACCAGTTTATTCAAAAAATAATCTTCATGCTGCAATAGTAGAAATTTTTGTTGGTAAACGTTCAAGCGTAAGATATACAACTGTTCAAAATTGAAGTGACAATGTACTTAATTTAGTTACAAAAAGAAGCATTGTTGAAGAAGATGGTAGAATGGAATGAATAGATGGTAATATTGGTTCTAAAATTAATATGAAATATCCTGCTTGTATTTTAAAAGGTGATAGATCTCAAGGAGATACAATATCAATTGCTGTTGCAAAAAATGGAGTTTATCAAGATGCAGGTAGTAAAATGATTCATTTAGGTAAAGAAACTAAATCCAAAATTGTATCTAAATCTATTACTTTCCAAGGTGGCACAGCAAATTATAGAGGATTAGCCTTTATAGGACCAGATGCCATTAATTCAAAGGCTAGAGTAGAATGTGATACATTGATACTTGATAATAAATCACATTCCGATACTATCCCTCAAAATAAAGTACAAAATAATAAGTCTCAAATTGAACATGAAGCAACAGTTTCAAAAGTTAGTGAAGAGCAATTATTTTATTTAATGTCAAGGGGCTTGACAGAACAACAAGCTTTAGAAATAATTGTTATGGGATTTCTTGAACCCTTTACTAAAGAACTTCCACTTGAATATGCTGTTGAATTAAATCAATTAATAAAAATGGATATGGAAGGTTCTGTAGGATAA
- a CDS encoding NifU family protein, with protein sequence MENKELEKKILDMLDQLKVYINQDGGDMEFVAFKNKIVYIRLKGNCVGCGLTDITFKEGVESILIEEFPYDIDGVEIVL encoded by the coding sequence TTGGAAAATAAAGAACTTGAAAAAAAAATTCTTGATATGCTAGACCAACTTAAAGTTTACATTAATCAAGACGGTGGCGATATGGAGTTTGTTGCATTTAAGAATAAAATTGTGTATATTAGATTAAAAGGTAATTGTGTTGGTTGTGGTTTAACTGATATTACCTTTAAAGAAGGTGTAGAGTCAATATTAATTGAAGAGTTTCCATATGATATTGATGGCGTAGAAATTGTATTGTAA
- a CDS encoding S1 RNA-binding domain-containing protein: protein MVEKGQKIIAKVTAIVNYGAFCEIINDDDQPMKGLIHISEISDFYVKSISDFLETGKEYEVEVIDFLEDKNQVKLSFKSLRPELLKSDDSKIQETTNGFDNLKNSIK from the coding sequence ATGGTAGAAAAAGGACAAAAAATTATTGCTAAAGTAACAGCAATTGTTAATTATGGAGCTTTTTGTGAAATAATTAACGATGATGATCAACCAATGAAAGGTTTGATTCATATTTCTGAAATTTCAGATTTCTATGTTAAAAGTATTTCGGACTTTTTAGAAACAGGTAAAGAATATGAAGTTGAAGTAATTGATTTCTTAGAAGATAAAAATCAAGTTAAACTAAGTTTTAAATCATTAAGACCTGAACTTTTAAAGTCTGATGATTCTAAAATTCAAGAAACAACAAATGGTTTTGATAACTTAAAAAATAGTATAAAGTAA